The Arthrobacter zhaoxinii sequence CCGCTTCGCTGTAGGCCAGCCAGCCCACCCGCTTTTTCAGCTCATCCCGGGTGGCTGCGATGACCTGGGCATCCAGGCCGATCCCGCCCATCACCAGGAATGCGTTGTGGGAGGTGCGGCCGGTGGCTGAATCCTCCAGCAGGATGGTTGCCATATCGATCTGCCGCACATCCCCGTGCAGGGAATTGCGGATGTTTCCGGCCAGGTCCGCCACGGAAATGTCCAGGTTCCGGGCCAGCAGGTTGCCGGTACCCAGCGGGATCAGTCCCAGTGCGGCTCCGGAATGCGCCACGGCCCGCGAGACTTCGCGGATGGTGCCGTCGCCGCCCGCAGCGAGGACGACGTCGGCCCCGGACTCCAGGGCCTGCAGTGCCTGGAGGTAGCCGGGGCTGTCCACGGTGGTTTCCAGGATCAGCGGCGGATCCCAGCCTGCAAGCTCGCAGGAAGTCCGCAGCAGCGCCTCGGCGTCGGGTGCCAGTGCCTTGACCGGGTTGATGACCATGGCGACCCGCTGGTGCGCCGCGCCCCGCGGGGCGAAGACCGCCGCGTCCGCAGCCGCCCGCCTCCGTCCTCGGGTACCGATAAGAACCCATGTTGCCGCGGAGGCTAACAGGGCGGCGCAGAGGACCAGGATGAGCGTAATTTCAACGGGCATGATGCCTCTCAGAATAGCCGCCGCACGGCAAACCAAAGGCCCGGCGGGTTTTCGGTACTCTTGAGACGTGATCGATGTAAATGAGCTCCGCGAAAATCCTGAAAAATTCCGAGCCTCGCAGCGCGCCCGGCTGGCCGACGAGAGCATTGTGGACGCGATCATTTCCGCCGACG is a genomic window containing:
- a CDS encoding diacylglycerol/lipid kinase family protein yields the protein MPVEITLILVLCAALLASAATWVLIGTRGRRRAAADAAVFAPRGAAHQRVAMVINPVKALAPDAEALLRTSCELAGWDPPLILETTVDSPGYLQALQALESGADVVLAAGGDGTIREVSRAVAHSGAALGLIPLGTGNLLARNLDISVADLAGNIRNSLHGDVRQIDMATILLEDSATGRTSHNAFLVMGGIGLDAQVIAATRDELKKRVGWLAYSEAGVRLLPGRRTRMTVSLDDGPAVSQKVHSVLVANTGRLPAGIDFIPDAVVDDGLLDVIIMSPRSVLGWAWVAGKVMTRYPKDLPVIRHHRVRKVTVTVAEPTQTQLDGDLTGPATAITVEVDTGALLVRVPPSPVLPRGT